AGTTTAGTAGCAGAAATGTAGCTTAGTGAGACGCCCTCATACCTTGTGTGAATGGTTGTAGTCCGTGCACTGGCGTTGAATTCCGTTGAAGTCCACCTGCTGACACGCCGGcatctcctcctcattttttttttctaatgcagCCCACAACAGAGTCTAGACAGGAGATACGCAGGAGAGATTCagaaatgtatatatgtacCCTCAAATAATGTATGGATTTAAatgctgaatgtgtttattttgtgttaaaacaGTCGAaaattgtttgtgttcattACCAGACAGTCCAACCCGCTACAATGAGAAGGACCAGAGGAGCATGTTGGTCTGGTGTCCCAACATACAGCTCTCTGATGCAATGTGTAAGctctgcacacgcacacacacacacacacacacacacacacacacacacacacacacacacacacacacacacacacacactttgtttttctcttcttctgtttgcaCTGTATCTCCTCATCCCCTTTATTAATTGATGTTTTCTCTTGCGCTCCCCCTCCTTATCTCAGTGGACGAGTATATCCTGATGGCTAAAGAGAAACATGGATACAACATGGAGCAGGTGAGTCAGACCAAGACAAAATACCTTTCTCTTTTTACAGCTGGCTTGTGTCTCTTTGTCACTCGTTACTGTCCCCGGTCGCATCACCGTGTCCTCGTCCCCTCCGCTCCTTCAGGCTCTGGGCATGTTGCTATGGCATAAACACGACGTGGAGCGTTCTCTTGCCGACCTGGCCAACTTCACCCCCTTCCCAGATGAGTGGACAGTGGAGGATAAAGTGCTGTTCGAGCAGGCCTTCAGCTTCCACGGCAAGAGCTTTCACCGCATCCAGCAGATGGTGAgagaacaagaaaacacacagaatacgTGGTACAGAACTCAGTGtcaatatttatattcattgatttctgtgtttgtgcgtaGCTTCCAGATAAGCTGATCTCCAGCCTGGTGAAGTACTACTACAGCTGGAAgaagaccaggaccaggacttcTGTCATGGACCGGCAGGCCAGGAGGCTGgtcagcaagagagagaaagatgacaGGTATGAGATGCCATGAAACTTTAATGACGCCCTGGGAAAACTGACAGGCGTAGGGATGAACCGAGGCAAGAATGAATATTGGAGGAAGGACTGAGCAGAAAGGAAACAGCAAGTTCTCAGAAACCACTCATCCGCAATGTGACATTTACAAAACTCCTTTGTTAAATGACACTTGGTAATCAAGTCAACCTGGGAAACAAGAGTCTCATGAATATGAATGAGACCCTCTGATAatatttcttgtcatttttcagtTGATATTCCCAAGCATTTTAGAAATGGACAATTGGCTGGGGAAAACACTGAACCGTGGGCAGTTTTAGTTAaagtgtctttttctttttgcagtaaTGAAGACATAGAGGAGGGAGACCCCGGCAGTGATAGTGACTTTGAGATTGACACCAAGAAAGAGGTGAGTAACATAAAGCTTAGTAGTGGTTGTCTGACTGAgggaacgtgtgtgtgtgcttatataAACAAATAGTTGTTTTATTAGTCATGATCAGTCCAGCCAAATCAATGCTTTCTGTATCCTCTGATTTCaacttcattattttacataattggAACGCTGCCTCCTTGAATTGGTGTCATTCTGCTAGAACCAGACTTCTAATATTTTGGTGTAATTCTCGCCACACAGGCAGTAAAACAGAACCCGAGCACCACCGGCTCTGACAAGGTGATTCCCAGCCGCTCTGGGCCGGTGAAGAAGGAAAGTATCGGGGCTCAGTACCGCCACCACCCGCTCAGAGCCCGCCGCAGGCCACCCAAAGGCATGTACCTGGAGCAGGCAGACATCACGTCCCTGTCAGCCTCCCACGACGCCGGGGTGCTAACCGTACGACAGCTGGACACACAGCTAGTGTCCCTCAAGAGACAGGTGTGTACCTCTATGTATGAGTCATCAGCATTACGCAGCATCTTCTGTCATTTGAATATAAACTGAAGGCATGAATGCACTACTTACTACTCTCCCTAAACTGTTTCTCTCAGGTTCAGTCTCTTAAACAGAACAACAGTAGTGCGAAACAGAGCCTAACTGAAGGTGTCGACAGTTTCAAACCTGCTGAGGTATGTTCTTCTCATGTACAGCTTTCTTCTTACATTTTCCATCCCTTACCACTTTTATCTGTCCTCTGAGTTTTGCTTCCTGAATGCATTCCCCTTTCCTCACCACTGATCTCTCCTCAGTTTGTCCCCCTTCCCTCgtctttcatttattcactctGCCCTTCCCCAACTCCCTCCCGATATTATTTCAGCCCTTGTGGGACTGAGATTAGTCTTAATCTGCTCTTTGCTCTCATGCTGTCATTTTCACCCccatctcctcttctttcttacCACccaccactctctctctctctctctctctctctctctctctctctctctcccccagccTGCCCCTAAGATGAACTCTCGTTGGaccacagaggagcagcttcTGGCTGTGCAGGGTGAGTAAAGGCTACAGCAtcaccttcctcccctcctACAGAGTCGCCTCGTGCTGCCAGCCCTTCTCTTCCTACCTCACATTCACAGGCAGGAGTCAGAGCGTTAGacacattcatattcatgttttcagtaCTGTGGAGGCACAGCACTGACGCACACAGTGCAGGAGATATCTCTGACATATCACCACACACGCCATTCGTAAATCTTGACTCAGATCAGTTACATTTGTAAGCTGACCCTCTGCTTAGGTCGAGCTATGGTTGAGCTTAGCCTTACAGAACACACGGGCTGTTTctgaaatcaatcaatcgatgTGTTTTCAAAATTGTTTGGCCCCAAGAAAAATGTGTGTCATCCTATTGTACTACCTTTTCCAATTTAATGCAACTGAAAAAATGAACTACCGGGATTTAGATTCcagctgtgattggttggttaTTAACTACCAGAGGATTTATGGCTGATTCATCATTTGCTGTTGTGAGCACAGAGCCTGCAAACCATGGCACCCAACTGCATAGATAGTGTTAAAGTCTGAATGAATGATGCAACAGAGTTATAATCATGTTATAGGTCAACTTACTCAGGTGAACAAACAGGTTAAAATGGCAAAACACATTAATTCAGCTAATTGGTCATTAAGGTCGTTATTACATATTGTGTGTTAAGACACAAGTGTCCATATCTGATCTGGGAGCCCACAGTGGACAGCGTCACAGCCTCATGGCTTCATCCCACTTCCTCATTCCCTGATCTCTGTCCAAGGAAAGACTCATCAGAGGCAATCATGGTGTTACACTCCTGCACACATGTGTGCCAGTCAGTGTGCCTCTGAGCAAAGCGTTTAGCtcctttcttctgctgctgcgtAGTGCAAAcggaggaaaagaaagcagAAGTTGGAGACCTGATGGTGTGTAGTAATGTGTCTGTGAAGCAGCACAGGCCTGGGAAGGAGCAGGCGCACTCAGCCAGCTGACCTCGGATGAAGGTTACCAGAAAACGCACACCAACAAGCCTGGTCACAACACTCGCTCTTGCTGtgtctcctcacacacacagagccacgtTTGTCATAGACAGGAAGCAGGCTGTGTTGATGGCAAAGAAAAGTTTTGAGTGATGTGTGGACACATTATCCTGATGCTCTTCTGTCTTCTTTCCAGCTATTCGTCGCTATGGTAAAGACTTTGTGGCCATCGCCGAGGTGATAGGGACCAAGACACCCGCTCAGGTGAGCATCGTTGAGCTCTGTCATCTCTGATCGTGACCTCAGTCTgaccctccatccatccagcagTTTACTCTCTGTGAGCTGCCTATCAGCTTTTCAtctcttctccatctccttcctcatccctccatctagATAGTCTAGATAAGCATTTTTCTTTATAGGATAACTCTAATCTTCATGATCCCTCCTTTCATTTGTCTTCCGACCTCCACCTCCGTGTCCTTGATTGCAGCACAACTTTCTGttctcctccatttcctctgtAACTCTCCGTCTCTGACCGCCCGTTCAGGTGAGCTCCTTCTTCGTAAGCTACCGGCGCAGGTTCAACCTGGACGAGGTGCTGAGAGAGTGGGCGGCAGAGCAGGTGGCCACCAGCCGAGACCAGAGAGACCCCAGGAGGAGCAGCGAGGAGGTGGCAACAGCGGCAGACGGAGCTGCCGAAGAGGACGAGGTGAGCCGTGATGAAGGATACACGTGATACAAGAACACCTTTAGTTATTCATAGTTTCTAATTTTTAACAGCATAGGTCTTTTTATCTTACTGATCAATGGGTAAAGACGTTGAATCTCCACAGTTCAGTGCAGAACAGTC
The sequence above is a segment of the Pempheris klunzingeri isolate RE-2024b chromosome 23, fPemKlu1.hap1, whole genome shotgun sequence genome. Coding sequences within it:
- the rcor2 gene encoding REST corepressor 2 codes for the protein MPSVMERSGAGVLSRSRAKTVTNGNSQPHSEEESSDEEHAHDSMIRVGGDYQAQIPEFKPDSPTRYNEKDQRSMLVWCPNIQLSDAMLDEYILMAKEKHGYNMEQALGMLLWHKHDVERSLADLANFTPFPDEWTVEDKVLFEQAFSFHGKSFHRIQQMLPDKLISSLVKYYYSWKKTRTRTSVMDRQARRLVSKREKDDSNEDIEEGDPGSDSDFEIDTKKEAVKQNPSTTGSDKVIPSRSGPVKKESIGAQYRHHPLRARRRPPKGMYLEQADITSLSASHDAGVLTVRQLDTQLVSLKRQVQSLKQNNSSAKQSLTEGVDSFKPAEPAPKMNSRWTTEEQLLAVQAIRRYGKDFVAIAEVIGTKTPAQVSSFFVSYRRRFNLDEVLREWAAEQVATSRDQRDPRRSSEEVATAADGAAEEDEVKMEDSPSDAGGGSSPPSSTQTPSSLSQPPPLLRPAPPSAPPSLLRQPPPLQTRPLQNRAPHNHPPPPLIRPAVTSSSSSSGSSSVRASPPSSSNTAGQMPPSLVGLKVEQPNSH